The Shewanella zhangzhouensis genome has a window encoding:
- the menE gene encoding o-succinylbenzoate--CoA ligase: protein MSPQRSISPQRSVNPQLSISPLQQAAATWPDAHALITPEYTLSFEVTARQVREVAQQLKSQDITRLGVIGPNSVEQIILYWACAEAGALFCPLSWRFPESQLEGLIRRFALDALHAPALESLCPALPRIHLEDTTSGMAASTEAPPVAATLDLSQPVNLVLSSGSTGEPKAAVHALANHIASAEGARGLIPLSPGDRWLLSLPLFHIGGIAILNRCALAGAAVVLPQQQASTIQLSVAQAMSALSPTHVSLVAAQLTALLEDSPDSLKSVKALLLGGGAIGGALLSRLEALGLCAFTSYGMTEMSSQITTGPANSQGASGTLLPGRELRIHQGEIQVRGETLFLGYLEDNGLRLPLTDEGWFATRDCGHLDEAGRLFVSGRLDNMFICGGENLHPEEIEAALCQHPQVLEAIVYPKADNTFGLLPHALLRCRNAMPTQAELDDFLASRIARFKRPRSYQAWPEMATSGLKTNRKSVVAAVLCANEPQ, encoded by the coding sequence CTTTCGAGGTGACGGCCAGGCAGGTGCGTGAGGTCGCTCAGCAGCTTAAGTCGCAAGATATAACGCGCCTCGGGGTGATTGGGCCCAACAGTGTCGAGCAGATAATCCTCTACTGGGCCTGCGCCGAAGCGGGGGCACTTTTTTGCCCCCTGTCATGGCGGTTTCCAGAATCTCAGCTTGAAGGCCTGATACGTCGTTTTGCCCTTGATGCCCTGCACGCCCCGGCGCTTGAAAGCCTTTGCCCGGCATTGCCCCGTATCCACCTTGAGGACACGACCAGCGGGATGGCCGCAAGCACCGAGGCACCTCCTGTCGCCGCAACCCTAGATTTGTCGCAGCCGGTTAATCTGGTGCTGAGTTCAGGCTCCACGGGCGAGCCCAAGGCGGCGGTGCATGCTCTGGCCAATCACATTGCCAGCGCCGAGGGTGCCCGAGGCCTTATTCCGCTGTCGCCGGGCGATCGCTGGCTGCTGTCACTGCCGCTGTTTCATATCGGTGGTATTGCCATTCTCAATCGCTGCGCCCTCGCAGGTGCTGCGGTAGTGTTGCCACAGCAGCAAGCATCGACAATACAACTGTCGGTAGCCCAGGCCATGTCAGCACTGTCACCCACCCATGTCTCTTTGGTGGCGGCGCAGCTCACTGCCCTGCTTGAGGACTCGCCAGATTCACTTAAGTCGGTCAAGGCATTGTTGCTGGGGGGCGGCGCTATCGGCGGCGCTTTGCTTTCACGACTGGAGGCGCTGGGGCTCTGTGCCTTTACCAGTTACGGCATGACAGAAATGAGCTCACAAATCACCACAGGTCCGGCCAATAGCCAGGGCGCAAGCGGTACCCTGTTGCCGGGACGGGAGCTCAGAATCCATCAGGGGGAAATTCAGGTGCGGGGCGAGACTCTGTTCCTGGGATATCTTGAGGATAATGGTCTCAGGTTACCGCTCACCGATGAGGGCTGGTTTGCCACCCGAGATTGCGGCCATCTGGACGAAGCCGGCAGGCTTTTTGTGTCGGGACGACTCGATAACATGTTTATCTGCGGCGGCGAAAACCTGCACCCGGAAGAAATTGAAGCGGCGCTGTGCCAGCATCCACAGGTGCTGGAGGCCATCGTTTATCCCAAAGCCGATAACACTTTTGGCCTGCTACCCCATGCGCTGCTGCGTTGTCGCAATGCTATGCCGACCCAAGCGGAATTGGATGACTTTCTTGCAAGCCGTATCGCCCGCTTTAAACGGCCTCGCAGTTATCAAGCCTGGCCCGAGATGGCAACCAGTGGCCTGAAAACCAACCGCAAGTCGGTGGTGGCCGCAGTGCTGTGCGCCAATGAGCCACAGTGA
- the rpoH gene encoding RNA polymerase sigma factor RpoH, whose product MTGQTQSMALMVPQGASSLEAYIHSVNSMPMLEAEQEYQLAKRLQETGDLQAAKQLIMSHLRFVVHVAKSYSGYGLPQADLIQEGNIGLMKAVKRFDPDVGVRLVSFAVHWIKAEIHEYVLKNWRIVKVATTKAQRKLFFNLRKAKQRLGWFSDDEVAMVAENLGVSKDDVTEMESRMAAQDQAFDLVNDHDDDEGFAPVHYLEDHSSDLAANIENDNWESNAQNRLIAAIKTLDERSQHILRARWLDDDKVTLQELAEQYQVSAERIRQLEKNAMNKLKARMEA is encoded by the coding sequence ATGACTGGACAAACGCAATCAATGGCGCTGATGGTCCCCCAGGGAGCCAGTAGTCTTGAAGCTTATATTCACTCGGTCAACAGCATGCCCATGCTGGAGGCGGAGCAGGAGTATCAGCTCGCCAAGCGTTTGCAGGAAACCGGTGACCTGCAGGCAGCAAAGCAGCTGATTATGTCCCACCTGCGCTTTGTGGTTCATGTGGCCAAGAGCTACTCAGGCTATGGCCTGCCACAGGCAGACCTGATCCAGGAAGGCAACATAGGCCTGATGAAGGCCGTTAAACGTTTTGACCCCGATGTGGGTGTGCGTTTGGTGTCTTTCGCCGTGCACTGGATCAAGGCAGAAATTCACGAATATGTGCTGAAAAACTGGCGCATTGTTAAAGTGGCCACCACCAAGGCACAGCGCAAGCTGTTCTTTAATCTGCGTAAAGCCAAACAGCGTCTGGGCTGGTTCTCGGACGACGAAGTGGCCATGGTGGCAGAAAACCTGGGTGTGTCCAAAGACGATGTGACCGAGATGGAGTCGCGTATGGCGGCTCAGGATCAAGCCTTCGATTTGGTGAACGATCACGACGACGATGAAGGCTTTGCCCCGGTGCACTATCTGGAAGATCATTCTTCCGACTTGGCCGCCAACATTGAAAACGACAACTGGGAATCCAATGCCCAGAATCGTTTGATTGCCGCCATCAAGACCCTCGATGAGCGCAGCCAGCACATTCTGCGTGCCCGCTGGTTGGATGACGATAAGGTCACCCTTCAGGAGCTGGCCGAGCAGTATCAGGTGTCTGCAGAGCGTATTCGTCAGCTTGAAAAGAATGCCATGAATAAACTCAAGGCGCGCATGGAAGCCTGA
- the ftsX gene encoding permease-like cell division protein FtsX: MREHGELTRSKLPISGQIVMFFIRHIQQGMASIGELWRNPVSSLMTMAVLGVSLSLPAALQVLVKNADTITQSWNNAAEISLFIEEGKNEQAIQSLISRIKVYPEVAEVHYINRDQALAEFQRLSGFGEALSYLESNPLPAVVTVLPTEKYSSPIGARELLTKLEREQGVSFGRLDIEWLERLQAVVRLLERTVLAIAALLVVAVVLIIGNTIRLAIMNRRNEIEVMKLVGATEAFIQRPFLYTGIWYGVIGGMLAWIIINLLVWYLDGAIAELLGLYGSDIEMASLSFTELVQLVFLASFLGWLGSYLSVRQHLRAIEPS; the protein is encoded by the coding sequence ATGCGCGAACATGGCGAACTGACCCGCAGCAAGCTGCCCATCAGTGGGCAAATCGTGATGTTTTTCATCCGTCACATTCAGCAGGGCATGGCCAGTATCGGTGAGCTGTGGCGTAATCCGGTATCGTCGCTGATGACCATGGCGGTGCTGGGGGTTAGCCTGAGTTTGCCTGCCGCGCTGCAGGTGCTGGTAAAAAACGCTGATACCATTACCCAGTCCTGGAACAACGCCGCCGAAATCTCGCTGTTTATTGAAGAAGGCAAGAACGAGCAGGCGATTCAAAGTCTTATCTCCCGTATCAAGGTGTACCCGGAAGTGGCCGAGGTGCACTACATTAACCGGGACCAAGCCCTGGCGGAGTTTCAGCGTCTCTCCGGCTTTGGCGAGGCTCTGTCGTATCTCGAGTCCAATCCACTGCCCGCCGTGGTGACTGTATTGCCCACCGAGAAATACTCAAGCCCCATAGGCGCCCGTGAGCTGTTGACCAAGCTTGAGCGCGAGCAGGGTGTCAGCTTTGGCCGCCTCGACATCGAATGGCTGGAACGGCTGCAGGCCGTGGTGCGTTTGCTTGAGCGCACTGTGCTTGCCATCGCCGCGCTCCTGGTGGTGGCCGTGGTGCTCATCATAGGCAACACCATTCGGCTGGCGATTATGAACCGGCGCAACGAAATCGAGGTGATGAAGCTGGTCGGGGCCACCGAGGCTTTTATTCAACGGCCATTTTTGTACACCGGCATCTGGTATGGGGTGATTGGCGGCATGCTGGCCTGGATCATCATCAATCTGTTGGTGTGGTATCTCGATGGTGCCATTGCCGAGTTGCTCGGGCTCTACGGCAGCGATATCGAAATGGCTTCCTTAAGCTTCACCGAATTGGTGCAGCTGGTATTTTTGGCCTCATTCCTCGGCTGGCTTGGCTCATATTTATCAGTGCGTCAGCATCTTAGGGCAATAGAACCATCCTGA
- the ftsE gene encoding cell division ATP-binding protein FtsE → MIRFEQVSKVYPGGQKALSDVNFHLRRGEMAFLTGHSGAGKSTLLKLITVIERASAGKVFINGHDIADISRRHVPYLRREIGMIFQNHHLLMDRSVFDNVALPLVIEGFSHGEIKKRVAAALDMVGLYGKERHNPIMLSGGEQQRVGIARAIVNKPALLLADEPTGNLDPKLSMDILRLFETFNDAGTSVLIATHDLGLIARMKYRTLTLRQGRMLGAREIGEPLRPGV, encoded by the coding sequence ATGATTCGATTTGAGCAGGTCAGCAAGGTCTACCCCGGTGGTCAGAAGGCCCTGTCCGATGTGAATTTCCATCTGCGCCGTGGCGAGATGGCGTTTCTCACCGGCCATTCGGGGGCGGGAAAGAGCACCCTGCTCAAACTCATTACGGTTATCGAACGTGCCAGTGCCGGTAAGGTGTTTATCAACGGCCACGATATCGCCGATATCAGCCGCCGTCATGTACCTTACCTGCGCCGTGAAATAGGCATGATTTTCCAGAATCACCATCTGTTGATGGACAGAAGCGTATTCGACAATGTGGCGCTGCCACTGGTGATAGAAGGCTTCAGCCACGGTGAAATCAAAAAACGGGTCGCCGCTGCGCTGGATATGGTGGGCCTGTATGGCAAAGAGCGCCATAACCCCATCATGCTCTCCGGCGGTGAACAGCAGCGGGTCGGCATCGCCCGCGCCATAGTTAACAAGCCGGCCCTGCTGCTGGCCGACGAGCCCACCGGCAACCTGGACCCCAAGCTGTCCATGGACATCTTGCGATTATTCGAAACCTTCAACGATGCAGGCACCAGCGTGCTGATTGCCACCCACGATCTGGGGCTGATAGCCCGGATGAAATACCGCACCCTGACCCTGCGTCAGGGCCGTATGTTGGGGGCGCGCGAAATCGGCGAGCCTCTGCGTCCGGGTGTATAA
- the ftsY gene encoding signal recognition particle-docking protein FtsY codes for MSKKGFFSWFRRDKDDAAAKQAEAEHAIVEQNQAASAEAEQAKAERIEAERLEAERIAAEQAEQERIVAEQAAAEAARLEAERQEVARVAAEQLEAERIAAEQAEQERIAAEQAAAEAARLEAERQEVARVAAEQLEAERIAAEQAEQERIAAEQAAAEAARLEAERQEVARVAAEQLEAERIAAEQAAAEAARLEAERQEVARVAAEQLEAERIAAEQAEQERIAAEQAAAEATAVQTEQAEEVQPEPQAKPVKEGFFARLKRGLMRTSENIGSGFIGLFRGKKIDDELFEELEEQLLIADVGVETTSRLIKSLTEHASRRQLKDAEALYELLREEMQRTLEPVSVPLVPENAQGPYVILMVGVNGVGKTTTIGKLAKQYQSQGKSVMLAAGDTFRAAAVEQLQVWGQRNNIPVVAQHTGADSASVLFDALQSAKAKGVDVLICDTAGRLQNKNHLMEELKKVVRVMKKLDESAPHEVMLTLDASTGQNAISQAKLFQEAVGVTGISITKLDGTAKGGVIFAIADKFGIPIRYIGVGEQIDDLRVFNARDFIDALFSQEKTDNP; via the coding sequence ATGTCAAAGAAAGGTTTTTTCTCCTGGTTCCGCCGGGACAAGGATGATGCGGCCGCAAAACAGGCCGAAGCAGAACACGCGATCGTCGAACAGAATCAGGCAGCAAGCGCCGAGGCCGAACAGGCTAAGGCTGAGCGTATAGAAGCCGAGCGTTTAGAAGCCGAGCGCATCGCCGCCGAACAAGCCGAGCAGGAGCGCATTGTTGCCGAGCAGGCCGCAGCCGAAGCTGCCCGCCTGGAAGCAGAACGTCAGGAAGTGGCCCGTGTTGCCGCTGAGCAGCTGGAAGCCGAGCGCATCGCTGCCGAACAAGCCGAGCAGGAACGCATTGCTGCCGAGCAGGCCGCAGCCGAGGCTGCCCGCCTGGAAGCAGAACGTCAGGAAGTGGCCCGTGTTGCCGCCGAGCAGCTGGAAGCCGAGCGCATCGCCGCCGAACAAGCCGAGCAGGAACGTATTGCCGCCGAGCAGGCCGCAGCCGAGGCTGCCCGCCTGGAAGCGGAACGTCAGGAAGTGGCCCGTGTTGCAGCCGAGCAGCTGGAAGCCGAGCGCATCGCTGCCGAGCAGGCCGCAGCTGAGGCTGCCCGCTTGGAAGCAGAACGTCAGGAAGTGGCCCGTGTTGCCGCTGAGCAGCTGGAAGCCGAGCGCATCGCCGCCGAACAAGCCGAGCAGGAGCGCATTGCTGCTGAGCAGGCCGCAGCCGAAGCCACAGCGGTTCAAACTGAGCAGGCAGAAGAGGTTCAGCCAGAGCCTCAGGCCAAGCCGGTGAAAGAGGGCTTCTTCGCCCGTCTGAAGCGTGGCCTGATGCGCACCAGCGAGAACATAGGCAGTGGCTTTATCGGCCTGTTCCGCGGTAAGAAAATTGATGATGAGCTGTTTGAAGAGCTGGAAGAGCAGCTGCTGATTGCCGACGTGGGTGTAGAAACCACCTCAAGGCTTATCAAGAGCCTGACCGAGCACGCCAGCCGCAGACAGCTGAAAGACGCCGAGGCCCTGTACGAACTGCTCCGTGAAGAAATGCAGCGCACCCTGGAGCCGGTCAGTGTGCCTCTGGTGCCGGAAAATGCGCAGGGCCCCTATGTGATCCTGATGGTGGGTGTAAACGGTGTGGGTAAAACCACTACCATCGGCAAGCTTGCCAAGCAGTACCAGAGCCAGGGCAAGAGCGTAATGCTGGCCGCCGGCGATACCTTCCGCGCCGCCGCCGTTGAGCAGCTTCAGGTGTGGGGCCAGCGCAACAATATCCCCGTGGTGGCGCAGCATACCGGTGCCGACAGTGCCTCTGTGCTGTTTGATGCGCTGCAATCGGCCAAGGCCAAGGGTGTGGATGTGCTGATTTGCGACACCGCCGGTCGTCTGCAGAACAAAAACCACCTGATGGAAGAGCTGAAAAAAGTCGTGCGGGTAATGAAGAAGCTCGACGAGAGCGCACCTCACGAAGTCATGCTGACCCTGGATGCCAGCACGGGCCAGAATGCCATCAGCCAGGCCAAGCTGTTCCAGGAAGCCGTGGGTGTAACGGGTATCTCCATTACCAAGCTCGATGGTACTGCCAAGGGCGGAGTTATCTTTGCCATTGCCGATAAATTTGGTATTCCTATCCGTTACATAGGTGTTGGCGAACAGATTGACGATCTGCGGGTATTTAACGCCCGCGACTTTATCGATGCCCTGTTCAGTCAGGAGAAAACGGATAACCCATGA
- the rsmD gene encoding 16S rRNA (guanine(966)-N(2))-methyltransferase RsmD — MSRNRSSAGRGPGTKPSGAMGSGQVRIIGGQWRSRKLPIKDLEGLRPTTDRVRETLFNWIAADLPHARVLDCFGGSGALALEALSRYASFAKVFELQRDAANQLKTNLQTLKCDCAEVVNGDTLALLAAGTTEGFDIVFIDPPFRKGLADATLHALRDHGWLKEDALVYLETESELAAMPLPSGFTELKHKTAGQVCYRLLQFNQGEQA; from the coding sequence ATGAGCAGAAATCGTTCATCGGCCGGGCGCGGACCAGGCACCAAACCGAGCGGAGCCATGGGTTCGGGCCAGGTTCGGATCATTGGCGGCCAGTGGCGTTCACGTAAGCTGCCCATCAAAGATTTGGAGGGACTGCGCCCCACCACTGACAGAGTGCGCGAAACCCTGTTCAACTGGATTGCGGCCGACCTGCCCCATGCACGGGTGTTGGATTGCTTTGGGGGCAGTGGCGCTCTGGCGCTGGAAGCCCTGTCCCGTTATGCCAGCTTTGCCAAGGTGTTTGAACTGCAGCGGGACGCTGCCAATCAGCTGAAAACCAACCTGCAAACCTTGAAGTGCGACTGCGCCGAGGTGGTCAATGGCGATACCCTGGCGTTACTGGCCGCTGGCACCACTGAAGGTTTCGATATCGTCTTTATCGACCCACCCTTTCGCAAAGGTTTGGCAGATGCAACCCTGCATGCCCTCAGGGACCATGGCTGGCTGAAAGAGGATGCCTTGGTGTATCTCGAAACCGAGAGTGAACTCGCGGCCATGCCGCTGCCATCTGGCTTTACAGAGCTTAAACACAAGACAGCTGGCCAGGTCTGCTACCGCTTATTGCAATTCAACCAGGGAGAGCAAGCATAA
- a CDS encoding DUF1145 domain-containing protein — MKWLIMFGKLATLGAWVMMGYNLFAPFEGNIGTLLKILLGVTVVMHSFQLGVFHLLFKKLLPLKSRDYLQVFAFGVFALLEYRARALTKFEAEARKA; from the coding sequence ATGAAGTGGCTGATCATGTTTGGAAAACTCGCAACCCTCGGTGCCTGGGTGATGATGGGCTATAACCTGTTTGCCCCGTTCGAAGGCAACATAGGCACCCTGCTCAAAATTTTACTGGGGGTCACTGTGGTGATGCACAGCTTCCAGTTGGGGGTGTTTCATCTGCTGTTCAAGAAGCTCCTGCCACTCAAGAGCCGCGATTATCTGCAGGTGTTTGCCTTTGGGGTATTTGCACTGCTGGAGTACCGCGCCAGAGCTTTGACCAAGTTTGAAGCAGAGGCCCGCAAGGCTTAA
- a CDS encoding NapC/NirT family cytochrome c: MNWRALFKPSAKYSIFALLLVGVVVGVVGYFATQTTLHMTSTDQFCMSCHSNHSLKDEVLASAHGNNKNGIVVQCQQCHIAQEPFAYLKKKIIVSKDVIGFLTIDGFNTQEWLEANRKEQADLARDYLRSIDSSTCQNCHNRIYENQSENMSKMAVRMHTNNFKKDPESRKTCIDCHKGVAHPYPKS; the protein is encoded by the coding sequence ATGAACTGGCGTGCACTATTCAAACCCAGCGCGAAATACTCAATATTTGCCCTGTTGTTGGTAGGTGTTGTGGTTGGCGTGGTGGGCTACTTTGCGACTCAAACTACCTTGCATATGACCAGTACAGACCAGTTCTGTATGAGCTGTCACAGCAACCATTCCCTGAAAGACGAAGTGTTGGCTTCGGCTCACGGCAACAATAAAAACGGTATTGTTGTGCAGTGTCAGCAGTGCCACATTGCTCAGGAACCTTTCGCTTATCTGAAGAAGAAAATCATCGTATCCAAGGACGTTATCGGTTTCCTGACCATCGATGGTTTCAACACTCAGGAATGGCTGGAAGCGAACCGTAAAGAGCAAGCGGACCTGGCCCGTGACTATCTGCGTTCCATCGACTCATCTACCTGTCAGAACTGTCACAATCGTATTTACGAAAATCAGTCTGAGAACATGAGCAAGATGGCCGTGCGTATGCACACCAACAACTTCAAGAAAGATCCTGAAAGTCGCAAGACCTGTATCGATTGCCACAAGGGTGTTGCCCACCCTTATCCAAAGAGCTGA
- a CDS encoding heavy metal-binding domain-containing protein, which translates to MKTLIGLFLAALLSVTLSVGAQATPAHEHHAHQATAAEASHACPMHPEVTGKAGDSCPKCGMDLEAKHTHACPMHPKVTGAAGDSCPDCGMDLEPVAAQGEHCANCPKKAMNHQHH; encoded by the coding sequence ATGAAAACACTGATTGGCCTGTTTTTGGCCGCCCTTTTATCTGTCACTCTGTCCGTTGGCGCCCAGGCAACGCCTGCCCATGAGCATCACGCCCATCAGGCAACCGCCGCCGAAGCAAGCCATGCCTGCCCCATGCATCCCGAGGTTACCGGTAAAGCCGGTGACAGCTGCCCCAAGTGCGGCATGGATTTGGAAGCAAAGCATACCCACGCCTGCCCTATGCATCCCAAGGTAACCGGTGCTGCCGGTGATTCCTGCCCAGACTGTGGCATGGATCTCGAGCCGGTTGCAGCCCAGGGTGAGCACTGCGCCAACTGTCCGAAAAAAGCCATGAACCATCAGCATCACTGA